CTGCTCAAGTAATTAATCGACATTCGCgtatttaatttgtagtttcACTAATCATTCTGACTCCCctaatttggtttataaacaCCAAAACATTTAGCATAATCACAACAAATATAGATAGATTAAGGACACAACAATGACAAAGATAGAACACATCCGCTTCCCATAGTAAACGATACAACATGATTACTTACGTACTttgttatttagttttatatccCCATACTAAATGTACGtaacttatttaaatttattaccacaatatataataacaatttataaagatCAATAACCACACTTCATGAATCCTTGAGCCATCTTAGCATAACATCCCCAACCAACCACCAGACTCCTCTTCAGCGTGAAGCACTTGGCGGAGGAGCACCGATATCCGGGGTGTAAGGAGTAACGACGGCGCCGGAGGACTCGAAATCTTTTAGATACTTCTCGGCCTTTTCGaattagattcgggtttattatgggcttccaactcaaaaccaattggcaattagtggattgaccctaaccttttatatattacttaatgtcccattgattttccaatgtgggatacatatcccttaatactcctcctcgagatgatggctcttatcggccagaaatctcggaactttaagacagttatactcggtcgagcgagtCAATTACGACCTATATACCCGGTCGGGTAGggttaatattaattaggggTTTAACTTATTAGAAcctgggctctgataccatgttagaatcgggtttattatgggcttccaactcaaaaccaattggcaattagtggattggccctaaccctttatatattacttaatgtcccattgattttccaatgtgggatatacatatcccttaatacccctcctcgagatgatggctcttatcggccagaaatctcggaacctttttaagacagttatactcggtcgagcgagtCAATTACGACCTATATACCCGGTCGGGTAGggttaatattaattaggggTTTAACTTATTAGGatctgggctctgataccatgttagattcgggtttattatgggcttccaactcaaaaccaattggcaattagtggattggccctaaccctttatatattacttaatgtcccatTGATTTTCCAATGTGGGATATACATATCCCTTAATAGACCAGCGTCGCTTTTATCGAACCTTCCGTATTCCTGGGCGGCATCTAAGATATCAGCGCTGGCTCCGGCGACTTTAGCCTTGTCAAGTTTGTCTGACTCGTTACGAGCCGCGGCTTGAGCAGCTTCGGCTACAACCTTGGCACTGGCCATGAGCTCGGAGGGTGAAGCTGGTCTGTTGGCTGTTTCGGTTCCTTCGACGGGCTTGGTGTTGTCTGGCTCCTCAGGCTTGGAGTCAGAGAATTTCTTTACCTGATCGGATAGGAAGTTCATCTttcgcgtttttttttttgtattctgaaaatatgatttttgtgtTGGATGTAATAGCTAGGAGATGGATGTGTATATATAGACAGAAAATGGATATATTTCCACAGTTCTACTACAACTACAATgctattctttttaaaattaaatggcGGGGTCCTCAACTTATTATGAGAAATAAACAGACTgtaaatttgttttctatttttttaagtaaCGTTATAAGTAGCACTAAAAAGTTGTAAACGTAAATCTTTTCTATTGAATCTACAAAAACTCTAAtcatttatttagtttaatactCCTGGtcgtaattatatttttgtatgttaGTTTAATACTCCTGGtcgtaattatatttttgtatgttaCAAAAGTATACTTTTTGTAAGTTAATGAGAAGGCGCATAATACACTTGCTAaagttttttcttgaaaaaacaATTGCTAAAGTTGATATGGGTTGTTTGTCGTGGCCGAAAGAAAATTTAGAGATCAGTTGATGTTGGTTGTTTGTCGTGGCCGAAAGAAAATTTAGTGATCGGTCATTACTATATTTATGACTGAATGTGATGTTTGCTTGTCAATCACATATACTTGATATCTCTTGTGTGGTGTTGAATGCATTGTTACATGTTTGGATACGAGACATCACATAAATGATCCATTGAAGGGTAAAGGCAGTCGTGCCGGTAGAAGGGTCGGTGGAAGTTAAATACAATCCCTTCTTTTGGTTGGTAGAGTAAATTACAAGTTTTTTTAAActaagaaaaaacaaagaagagcACCACGTACTCACGTAGGCCTTTCAAACTCAACTACATACATGTCTATTATGTAAGCTCAAGAAATTGAAACTTGATAGATTGATGTTGTGCTGAAATTTTGGTTCGTGTACATGTGTTGCACATATAGAATAATGTGTAACAGTGTTACATATGGAGAATGTTGTGTgatattcagaaaaaaaaacattaatacactataatatttttatatgtttggttgacaaaataaatattaaagaaatatttttacaaattggAAGATTTTGTGATGCTAaaagattatttaatatatatcttgGTTTTTATCTACGATTTGGGGTTAAAACTTTTGACGCTATAATTCTcagagaaaaatataaaaggttTTGAGGTTTTTTGGTTGAGTAAATTGGTAAACTTGATCAATATGTATTGAGTCAAACAAGTTCGGTGTGTTATGAATCAAGCAAGtttgtaaaaaaattgtgtaaatGATTTCtgatataaaaaatatgtgtttttaATTACTTTGTGTTTTGTGATCTGTGTTTTTGCTGAATCTCGATTCTACGTGCTAAACCAATTTGATGGAGCACGTAATAATTAATGGTGTAACCAACGTTCATCATCACACGCGGGTGTCACGTGATGGTTGGGAATAATTGTATTTGATTGCCATAGATTATCATTACTGTCTCATTCTTTTCAAAAATGTTATCGTATAGTCGTATTGAGAGGTAGAAAGATTTAATATCAGACTGTTGGTGATAAATATTTTCATCaaggaattttattttattttcgctTGGTGATATATCATGAAGATATTTTGCTGTGAGCTTTGATTTTGATTAGTTGTGTTTATTCGTTTTTAATTGGgtttatagacaaaaaaaaattaaattggttCGGTTCACTTAAATATTGGCcatgtaaataaaaatgagaATTATAGCGTCAATGGGAGAAAATTAATGGGATAAATTTCATAACCAGGATTTTTTACTTCTTGTCACAAATATATCACTAAaaaaactccctaaattggtattTATGAATCCGTGAAAACACTAAATTACTTTACATACTCTAatcactaaataaataaaatagcagatttttttaattaataatattttgatgatttttaagaaaatatatatacatatatattttgacgAGTTCCTCGGATATTtctctatttaatttttttttttgtttttggtgtaaatgttaaaatttataccaaattttcttttttgaaagaaGTTACAAAGAAAACAAGTAGCGGAatgaaaaacaaactaaaacaacacctgagaaagaaagaagaagcaatCCCTAGAGATAAATGGACTATTTCTGTGGACTATTTCTCTATTTAATTTGTAATTTCACTAATCATTTTTGCTCCCTAATTTGTTTTATAGACACCAAAACGTTGAGCATAATCACAACAAATAAAGATAGATTGAAACCGAACATTCGCTCCCCATACAACATAATTACTAACGTACTTAGTTATATCTCCCACATACTAAACGATACAACATAATCACTAACGTACgtacttatttaattttattaattaacgaTACAGTAAAAGATCAATCACTTCATGAATCCTTGAGCAATCTTGGCATAACCTCCCAACCCACCACCAGACTCCTCTTCGGCTTTCTTAGCTTCCGGTTCAGCCTGACTTACCGGAGGAGGAGCACCGGCAGCCGGAGGAGGAGCACCGGCAGCCGGAGGAGGAGTACCGGCGCCGCCGGAAGAATGTGAGGATTCGAAATCGCTTAGATACTTCTCGGCCTTCTCGAGGTACTGACCAGCGCCGCTCTTTTCATCGAGCTTTCCGTATTTTTGGGCAGCATCCAAGATATCAGCGCTGGCTCCAGCGACTTTAGCCTTGTCGAGTTTGTCTGATTCGTTACGAGCCGCGGCTTGAGCAGCTTCGGCTACAACCTTGGCACTAGCCATGAGCTCGGAGGAAGAAGCTGGTCTGTTGGCTGCTTCGGTTCCTTCGACGGGCTTGTTGTGGTCTGGCTCCTCCGGTTTGGAGTCGGAGAATTTCTTGACCTGATCGGAGAGGAAGTTCATCTTTTgttgcctttttttttgtcttctgaATATGATCTTGTGTGTGTTGGATGTAAGAACTAGGAGATAGTggtgtgtgtatatatagacAGGATATTTGTCCACTACAAGGatattctttttcaaatttaataaatggATCCTCTATTAATTATGAGAAATAAACAAAGTTATATATAACATTGTAGACCTAACTCTTTTGTATTTAAACTACAAAATATCAGAGgaataaaaaaaactctaatcAGTTATCAAGTTTAGTACTCCTATTCTTAATAATATTGTTGTATGTTACAAAAGTATAGTTTTAGACTTTGATGAGAAGACATATTACACTTGGTAAAGTTAGTTGATGTGGGTTGTCTGTCGTGGCCGAAAGGAAATTTAGTGATCAGTTATTATTATATTCATGACTGAATGTGATGTTCGCTTGTGGATCACACACATAGATATTTCTTATGTGGTGTTCAATGCATTGTTTCAAGCTCGAATACGAGTTATCACATAATTATCATTATTGATTTCCATTAAAGGCAATTCGTGTAGGCTGAAGGTTCGGTGGATGATAAATAGTGCAATCACTTTCTTTTGTCGGTAGAGTAAAATacaagtttttttaattaataaatacaaaaagagCACCACGTAGGCTTTTCAAACTCAGTTCCATACGGGTCTAATAAACATTTCTCACTGAGCCCCATAATAATAGCATTACTGTTTTCCATTGAAGGGTGAAGGCAGTCGGGTCTATGAAATTATTGG
The sequence above is drawn from the Brassica napus cultivar Da-Ae chromosome A8, Da-Ae, whole genome shotgun sequence genome and encodes:
- the LOC106382341 gene encoding nodulin-related protein 2 produces the protein MNFLSDQVKKFSDSKPEEPDHNKPVEGTEAANRPASSSELMASAKVVAEAAQAAARNESDKLDKAKVAGASADILDAAQKYGKLDEKSGAGQYLEKAEKYLSDFESSHSSGGAGTPPPAAGAPPPAAGAPPPVSQAEPEAKKAEEESGGGLGGYAKIAQGFMK